In Thermoleophilaceae bacterium, one genomic interval encodes:
- the ald gene encoding alanine dehydrogenase, with the protein MRVGIPTEIKTDEYRVAITPAGVREFVEHGHEVVIQRGAGDGSVIPDEEYVAQGARIVPDADAVFEEAELVLKVKEPMPEEVQRLRPDHTLFTYLHLAPAPDLTKALCESGATCVAYETVEDAHGRLPLLAPMSEVAGKIATQAGAFMLERPLGGRGVLLGGVPGVAAATVLVIGGGVVGMQAAFIAIGMEADVFVFDRNLDRLRELDVAFGGRASTVYSSTLSIEQMLPRADLVIGAVLIHGARAPWVIRREQLKLMKERAVLVDVSIDQGGCFETSRPTTHSDPTYEVDGITHYCVTNMPGAVPITSTFALTNATLPYALALADMGVRDAIAKDPGLRSGVNVVAGHVTHPAVAEGVGMPFTPVEELLVTSH; encoded by the coding sequence ATGAGGGTCGGAATCCCGACTGAGATCAAGACCGATGAGTACCGCGTGGCGATCACGCCCGCGGGCGTGCGCGAGTTCGTGGAGCACGGGCACGAGGTGGTGATCCAGCGCGGAGCCGGCGACGGCAGCGTGATCCCCGACGAGGAATACGTTGCGCAGGGCGCGCGCATCGTGCCGGACGCCGACGCCGTGTTCGAAGAGGCCGAGCTCGTCCTGAAGGTGAAGGAGCCGATGCCGGAGGAGGTCCAGAGGCTCCGGCCGGACCACACGCTCTTCACCTACCTGCACCTGGCGCCCGCGCCCGACCTGACCAAGGCGCTGTGCGAATCCGGAGCCACCTGCGTTGCCTACGAGACGGTGGAGGACGCGCACGGCCGGCTGCCGCTGCTCGCGCCGATGAGCGAGGTGGCGGGCAAGATCGCCACTCAGGCGGGGGCGTTCATGCTCGAGCGGCCGCTCGGCGGGCGCGGCGTGCTGCTCGGCGGGGTGCCGGGCGTGGCCGCCGCGACCGTGCTCGTGATCGGCGGCGGCGTGGTGGGCATGCAGGCGGCGTTCATCGCGATCGGCATGGAGGCCGACGTGTTCGTGTTCGACCGCAACCTCGACCGCCTCCGCGAGCTCGACGTTGCGTTCGGCGGCCGCGCGTCCACCGTCTACTCGTCCACGCTGTCGATCGAGCAGATGCTTCCGCGCGCGGACCTCGTGATCGGCGCCGTGCTGATCCACGGCGCGCGAGCCCCGTGGGTGATCCGCCGCGAGCAGCTCAAGCTGATGAAGGAGCGGGCCGTGCTCGTGGACGTGTCGATCGACCAGGGCGGCTGCTTCGAGACCTCACGCCCGACCACGCACTCCGATCCCACCTACGAGGTCGACGGCATCACGCACTACTGCGTGACGAACATGCCGGGCGCCGTGCCGATCACGTCCACCTTCGCACTCACCAACGCCACCCTGCCGTACGCGCTCGCGCTGGCTGACATGGGCGTACGCGACGCGATTGCGAAGGACCCTGGACTGCGCAGCGGCGTTAACGTCGTCGCCGGGCACGTGACTCATCCGGCGGTGGCAGAGGGCGTGGGAATGCCCTTCACACCAGTAGAAGAACTACTAGTCACCAGTCACTAG
- a CDS encoding PucR family transcriptional regulator ligand-binding domain-containing protein — MLTVQRLVQDIDLELLTGEEAAEAPVRWVHITELLDPTPWLSGGELLLTTGIQLDTPEKQREFIARLAGHHLAGLGFGTGFNHEEIPEALVDEARGLGFPLFEVPYDLPFIAITEKAFTRLVNEQYEVLQRGIAIQKRLERLVLEERGLAEVVRALAATIGGAVLVLSARGETMTAKAFRRELSQEQLASLQEEVVRRSTHFGAGQNGTRTQPVTFAPEHPDLSGRALALPVATRGSGAPQAWLVAVRDTGGLGDFERLILQQAVTVVALELMRQRVMRDTERRLAGDVLAEALTGRLDPDELAMRLRPFGVGETAAVLVFSMQDPASGEGFLDRFMANCGVGALVATREGLLCAVIDARDTEPLELAGRAREALGAEYGDVRAAASRPSPARALRRTFHEARCALEASVLNGEAAPAVASYRDLGAFQLLLSLQDEDALRLYCDNLLGPLENGEGDYGDELLRSLEAFIEQNGQWERAARQLFCHRHTLRYRIRRVEELTGRDLSRARDRIEFWLALRGRELVR; from the coding sequence GTGCTCACAGTCCAGCGGCTCGTCCAGGACATCGACCTGGAGCTGCTGACCGGCGAGGAGGCGGCCGAGGCTCCCGTCCGCTGGGTTCACATCACGGAGCTGCTCGACCCCACGCCCTGGCTCTCGGGCGGGGAGCTCCTGCTCACCACGGGCATCCAGCTCGACACGCCCGAGAAGCAGCGCGAGTTCATAGCCCGGCTCGCGGGACACCATCTCGCGGGGCTCGGCTTCGGCACCGGGTTCAACCACGAGGAGATCCCCGAGGCGCTGGTGGACGAGGCACGCGGGCTCGGCTTCCCGCTGTTCGAGGTGCCGTACGACCTCCCGTTCATCGCGATCACGGAGAAGGCGTTCACGCGTCTCGTGAACGAGCAGTACGAGGTGCTCCAGCGCGGCATCGCGATCCAGAAGCGGCTCGAGCGCCTGGTGCTAGAGGAGCGCGGCCTGGCCGAGGTGGTGCGCGCGCTCGCGGCCACGATCGGCGGGGCTGTGCTGGTGTTGAGCGCGCGCGGCGAGACGATGACGGCCAAGGCCTTCCGCCGCGAGCTGTCGCAGGAGCAGCTCGCGTCGCTGCAGGAGGAGGTGGTCCGGCGCAGCACGCATTTCGGCGCGGGACAAAATGGCACCCGCACCCAGCCGGTGACCTTCGCGCCCGAGCACCCGGACCTGTCCGGCCGAGCGCTGGCGCTTCCCGTGGCCACGCGCGGGAGCGGGGCGCCGCAGGCATGGCTCGTGGCGGTGCGCGACACGGGCGGCCTGGGCGACTTCGAGCGGCTGATCCTTCAGCAGGCGGTCACGGTGGTGGCGCTCGAGCTGATGCGCCAGCGGGTGATGCGCGACACCGAGCGCAGGCTCGCGGGCGACGTGCTCGCGGAGGCGCTCACCGGGCGGCTCGATCCCGATGAGCTGGCCATGCGGCTGCGCCCGTTCGGCGTCGGCGAGACCGCGGCGGTGCTCGTGTTCAGCATGCAGGACCCGGCGTCGGGCGAGGGCTTCCTCGACCGGTTCATGGCGAACTGCGGAGTGGGCGCACTCGTGGCCACGCGCGAGGGGCTTCTCTGCGCCGTGATCGACGCGCGGGACACCGAACCACTGGAGCTCGCGGGCCGGGCGCGCGAGGCGCTCGGCGCTGAGTACGGCGATGTGCGGGCGGCGGCCTCGAGGCCGTCTCCCGCACGCGCCTTGCGTCGCACCTTCCACGAGGCTCGCTGCGCCCTCGAGGCGTCCGTGCTGAACGGGGAGGCCGCGCCGGCGGTGGCGTCCTATCGCGACCTCGGGGCATTTCAGCTCCTGCTCTCCCTCCAGGACGAGGACGCGCTGCGCCTCTACTGCGACAACCTGCTCGGGCCGCTCGAGAACGGCGAGGGGGACTACGGCGACGAGCTGCTGCGCTCGCTCGAGGCGTTCATCGAGCAGAACGGGCAATGGGAGAGGGCTGCCCGGCAGCTGTTCTGCCACCGGCACACACTCCGCTACCGGATCCGCCGGGTGGAGGAGCTGACGGGACGCGACCTCAGCCGCGCCCGTGACCGAATCGAGTTCTGGCTCGCGCTGCGCGGCCGGGAGCTAGTCAGATGA